One genomic segment of Lentisphaerota bacterium includes these proteins:
- a CDS encoding single-stranded DNA-binding protein, with amino-acid sequence MRAPHVNHICIAGCLTQDPVLRKVPSGASAGDFRLAADDSYTDKEGKTVGQTCFLTVKTWGKTADLVHQYVSKGDPVLVEGVLAYETWESKTGEKRSRLFVRSHRVHFLKPRPAGSEPIPVAEPLPAEAAEATAVPRTGDEDVMPF; translated from the coding sequence ATGAGAGCTCCACACGTCAACCACATCTGCATCGCCGGCTGTCTGACTCAGGATCCGGTGTTGCGCAAAGTTCCGTCCGGCGCATCGGCGGGCGATTTCCGGCTCGCGGCGGACGATTCGTATACCGACAAGGAGGGGAAAACGGTCGGCCAGACCTGTTTTCTGACGGTCAAGACCTGGGGCAAGACCGCCGACCTGGTGCATCAGTACGTCAGCAAGGGCGATCCGGTGCTGGTCGAAGGGGTTCTGGCTTACGAGACCTGGGAAAGCAAGACCGGCGAGAAGCGGAGCCGTCTGTTCGTCCGGTCACACCGGGTGCACTTCCTCAAGCCGCGGCCCGCCGGGAGCGAACCGATCCCCGTCGCAGAGCCCCTGCCCGCCGAAGCAGCCGAGGCGACTGCGGTACCCAGAACGGGTGATGAGGATGTCATGCCGTTTTGA